Proteins from one Anthonomus grandis grandis chromosome 8, icAntGran1.3, whole genome shotgun sequence genomic window:
- the LOC126739625 gene encoding endocuticle structural glycoprotein SgAbd-2-like, with protein MFGVILFSALTSLALSNPITNSYLPPLSANQPAGIFAAKQADFSAQSSPSSGPTKFIPILKFANDNEGEGTYSYNYESANTITAQEQGDVRGDGTKAHGSYSFILPNGEHVSVTYTADQNGFVAEGSHIPTPPPVPEAILRALEENAAAEARGIFDDGQYHGEGLEESQYRDETGGHQQQSVDSVSIVSAKIQNGNEGYRY; from the exons ATGTTTGGG GTAATACTATTCTCAGCTTTAACCTCTTTGGCGTTAAGCAATCCAATTACTAATTCCTACCTGCCCCCGTTAAGTGCAAATCAACCCGCAGGAATTTTTGCAGCTAAACAAGCTGATTTTTCAGCTCAAAGCAGCCCTTCGTCAGGACCCACCAAGTTTATTCCTATTTTAAAGTTTGCCAATGATAATGAAGGAGAAGGAACTTAtag CTACAATTACGAATCCGCTAACACGATTACTGCACAAGAGCAGGGTGATGTTAGAGGAGATGGTACCAAAGCTCATGGTTCCTATTCTTTTATCCTTCCAAACGGTGAACACGTCTCGGTTACCTACACAGCTGATCAAAATGGCTTTGTTGCTGAGGGATCTCATATTCCTACCCCACCACCAGTTCCTGAAGCTATCTTGAGGGCTTTAGAAGAAAACGCCGCTGCTGAAGCTAGAGGTATTTTTGATGATGGACAGTATCATGGTGAAGGCTTGGAAGAGTCACAGTATAGAGATGAAACAGGTGGACATCAACAACAAAGTGTTGATAGCGTCAGTATTGTAAGCGCCAAGATTCAGAATGGTAATGAGGGATATAGATACTAA
- the LOC126739578 gene encoding pupal cuticle protein 36a-like, protein MRFLILASILTIVSCASLDNIAYLPPNQKSANSLSNQYLPASNQLSIGAFGNSLHGRLESTSGTFSLNQNGKGFSSNGAIGGFPSKSFGASEGSLNLNKNGAFGNTNSGFRHSSGSVNFNQPIQAGFRQSSNQQGLSTSYGGYSGAGNALGSSQTDFKKNANQVISGLSSGATSFKNQASSGYSGYSSSSSSANSFGGNSLAAGQISLKNSEKSIPILKLAADNNGDGTYKYNYETANSISAEEQGDARNGGTRAQGSFGYSAPDGQQISISYTADENGFLPQGSHIPTPPPIPEAILKSIEENAAAAAQGNYNEGAYRGEGLNTRAYNSAGTSSSSNFQGSFGSNTNGNLQTNAAYNGGYKY, encoded by the exons ATGAGG ttCTTGATCTTAGCTTCGATTCTAACTATTGTAAGCTGTGCAAGCCTAGATAATATTGCTTATTTACCACCCAATCAGAAATCTGCAAATTCTTTATCTAATCAATATCTACCTGCATCTAATCAATTATCAATTGGAGCGTTTGGCAACTCGCTTCATGGACGCTTAGAAAGTACTAGTGGTACATTTAGTCTTAATCAAAATGGAAAAGGGTTTTCTTCTAATGGTGCTATTGGAGGCTTTCCCAGTAAAAGTTTTGGAGCCTCTGAAGGATCATTAAACCTTAATAAAAATGGAGCATTTGGTAATACCAATAGTGGATTCAGACACTCTAGTGGTTCAGTTAATTTTAACCAACCAATCCAAGCCGGTTTTAGACAAAGTTCTAATCAGCAAGGATTATCGACATCATATGGTGGTTATTCTGGAGCTGGTAATGCCTTGGGTTCAAGTCAAACCGATTTTAAGAAGAATGCAAACCAAGTTATTAGTGGATTATCTTCTGGAGCTACATCTTTTAAAAACCAAGCTAGTTCTGGATATTCCGGTtactcttcttcttcttcttctgcaAACTCTTTTGGAGGGAACTCATTAGCCGCAGGTCAAATAAGTTTAAAGAATAGTGAAAAATCTATTCCCATTCTAAAATTAGCTGCTGATAATAATGGAGACGGAACATACaa GTACAACTATGAAACCGCAAACAGCATTTCAGCCGAGGAACAAGGGGATGCAAGGAATGGTGGTACCAGAGCTCAAGGCTCTTTTGGCTACTCTGCTCCTGATGGTCAACAAATTTCTATTTCATACACTGCTGACGAGAATGGATTTCTTCCTCAAGGATCTCATATTCCCACCCCACCTCCAATTCCTGAGGCAATCTTAAAATCCATTGAGGAAAATGCTGCAGCTGCAGCTCAGG gAAATTATAATGAAGGTGCTTACAGAGGAGAAGGTTTAAATACAAGAGCCTATAACTCTGCTGGTACTTCAAGTTCTTCAAATTTTCAAGGATCTTTTGGTTCCAATACCAATGGTAACCTTCAAACTAATGCTGCCTATAATGGAGGATATAAATACTAA
- the LOC126739579 gene encoding pupal cuticle protein 20-like, whose translation MKFLILGFILTIVNCASLDNLAYLPPNQTSPNPLSNQYLPASNHLSSGVFGSSSPGSSTNTLSLNQNRGGFASNAAFGSFGASGGSFGSYDSSYKSYGGSFNSNQRGQATLNPQGLSTSYGGYSGAGNGLGSSQTDFKKNSNQIIGEASIGASFKNQGSSGYSGYSSSASSGSSFGGYAGASGQTSLKSSESLIPILKLANDNNGDGTYKYSYETANSISAEEQGDARNGGTRAQGSFGYSAPDGQHISISYTADENGFLPQGSHIPTPPPIPQAILKSIEANAAAAAKGNYNEGAYRGEGLNEASYNANAGSGFHATSSSQSFQGSFDSSAINNLQANAGINGGYKY comes from the exons ATGAAG ttccttATCTTAGGTTTTATTCTAACTATTGTTAACTGTGCAAGCCTAGATAATCTTGCTTATTTACCACCCAATCAAACATCTCCGAATCCTTTGTCTAATCAGTATCTACCTGCATCGAATCACCTATCAAGTGGAGTATTTGGAAGCTCTTCTCCTGGAAGTTCTACAAATACTCTTAGTCTTAACCAAAATAGAGGAGGCTTCGCTTCTAACGCAGCATTTGGAAGTTTTGGAGCATCTGGAGGATCCTTTGGTAGTTACGATAGTAGTTATAAAAGTTATGGTGGATCATTTAATTCTAACCAAAGAGGACAAGCAACTCTTAACCCACAAGGACTATCAACCTCATATGGTGGTTATTCTGGAGCTGGTAATGGTTTGGGTTCAAGTCaaaccgattttaaaaagaattcaaACCAAATTATTGGCGAAGCATCTATAGGAgcatcttttaaaaatcaaggTAGTTCAGGATACTCCGGATATTCGTCTTCTGCTTCTTCAGGAAGTTCTTTTGGAGGATATGCAGGAGCCTCAGGTCAAACAAGTTTAAAAAGTAGTGAAAGCCTTATTCCTATTCTTAAACTGGCTAATGATAATAATGGCGACGGTACatacaa gTACAGCTATGAAACTGCAAACAGCATTTCAGCCGAAGAACAAGGGGATGCAAGGAATGGTGGTACCAGAGCTCAAGGCTCTTTTGGCTACTCTGCTCCTGACGGTCAACATATTTCTATTTCATACACTGCTGACGAGAATGGATTTCTTCCTCAAGGATCACATATCCCCACTCCACCTCCAATTCCTCAAGCAATCTTAAAATCCATTGAGGCAAATGCTGCAGCTGCCGCCAAGG gAAATTATAACGAAGGTGCCTATAGAGGAGAAGGATTAAATGAAGCATCTTATAATGCTAATGCTGGAAGTGGTTTTCATGCTACTTCAAGTTCTCAAAGTTTCCAAGGATCTTTTGATTCCAGTGCTATTAACAACCTCCAGGCTAATGCTGGTATTAATGGAGGATATAAATACTAA